In Neoarius graeffei isolate fNeoGra1 chromosome 19, fNeoGra1.pri, whole genome shotgun sequence, the sequence caccgaccctaataatacagttcttggtcattgcctggtaacagcaaatttataacgggccatgtctcaacagactaagaagttatttcaatgacatttaataacattttgtttatcctgaggaccgaaagtaaatgaaaatgtgaacaaaccttagctgtaataagatggcgaccaccggctccagggacgacccgctgatgtaggcatgttacccagcctgacacaaaatatttgtaggtatccaaactcttatacgctttcagatcaatacctgtgtatggctgtgggtttttaacgacatagatatacagatcatgtgggccgaagtcaggtaaagacgagggcttcgtgtacttccgtacatcagtgaacaatcctggtggaagcaggtaaacgtcgttctctaagcctgctaacctcaatttttgcaaatacctctccctctgctcgccctgtaaatgccctacatcgctggatagtgaaggtgttttctgcatctcgctcctttttcttttatgtttttcgtttgtcgccttcctcgcattcaaactgattcgagccgtgacgtccaaaatggcagcatcacattacttggtcatgtgggtgaaatacctcaattagagctgggacttgagctcagccaaaacttagccaaaaaagcaacagggcaaaggattttgcaatggattagcggcaggctgccaggtcgctctgttgtgttgattttaaaattttAACTCAGTAAAtttcacagggaaatgaatacttaagtctgagtgaaaactactgtagtgagcgtgcagcgtggatgaagagtctggagacagaaatcttagtttctcggtcgttagcccatgctacttgctctcgatagatagcactggcttgactggtttattaattagcattcgctaacactactgatgaacgctacaccggctggaaggtgacttcactgccgcacTGATGGtgccgactcgcggttaagctcgtgttgggGTTCGAGCAGGtcaagggtgatacatttttggtcccgcccactataaatcaaaatctgattggttaattcatccatCACTTCCtccataaacacacactgccttggccttctgtcctggcagtcaagtcctaaccaatgagtgagcagctctaaactcttctcagcctagagacgccAAACAAAACAatgtcattggataactcgattttaatgttttcaggacagtaaccctttcatttctgaagcacatttgatagaaaatgaggccaaattagaattagaacagaataattataatgaaattatgaaagaatgaaagaaattaaatataacttttgaaatgctgatatggttgagccttctctaaacacctagaaggccctgatggttcctctGGATATTTCCTCAGAAGGTCTAACAACATTACAGACGATTATgtcgaagtttttttttttcttcttattgGCAAAACAGCTCATGTTAAATCGTTAAAATGATTAAGAAACAGACCACTCATATCACAAAGAAACCATTTAAACATTTTTATTCACTTCTGAAGTCGACAACAGTTTCAGCTGTTCCTCAGTTACATGAAAATCCAAAATCAGATCGTGTAAACATTTTTGTAGTCCCTACTGAATATCTCCATTCCTCTACTACGGTTTATGACGATGTCTTTTCTTCTAAAATAATTTCAAATAAGTGACATATGAAGCTTAAATATAACGCTTCTTAACAGCAGATtcttttcataaatgaatatttcggCATATTACTTGAATATGAAACACTTTTGAGATACAGCTCATGATAATCACGACGTTGACGTAAACTTTTAAAGAGAAACGAAGTTTGTCAGCGTGTTAACATCACTGTGCATGAAGTCAtttaatggggcttttccactaccaacgcggctgagttgggctgagccatgtggtgctgagttgggctgagccgtgccgtgctgagttgggctgagtcgagctgagcggggctgttggagttgcatttcgactacaaccgcgctgaaccgtgctggctggaagtgggtggacacattgggtggagttagcgaaagtgggtggatgtcacgtgatgtcgttaggcggcgcaaacagtgacatcagtgaccttttaagcggtaatcTCACGACCCgggtagtaaacaataaacatggaggacatggagtcgttagtgttgctggtcttggtgctgtggcttgttgtcctcgcttgggttggtcttccatcttctagttttctgatcttcttcttctttgttgtaattcttcttcttccgggtttacggtgtttacagatcccagcgtgctcgcggggcatgtgtgggcatgtgaggacactcctcctcaccagtcagtgcacaggggagtgtctcctcacgcccctagccccactcggctcggtttggctcacttcagccccactccaaaaccgtgcaagttttgggtgctgagtaaggctgaagtgagctcagtcgtgctgctctgaggtagtcgaaacgcgagccgtgttgggctgaagtgagctgaaaagggtagtggaaaaggcccataacaTAGAATCCAGATGGACATGGATGTTTTGGGCTCTTatgtgccatctagtggacatCACATGTAATTGAAATGATGCAAGGGGCTCCGTAAGGGGTGTTCCCGGGCCTATGAGCACAGGTGAGGTCAAAATTTGAATCAATCCATGTGTAGCTGAAAGAGGCGGTATAAATTCAATTATGTTTGCGTACGCATTTTCAATAACAGTAGCTGTTTCAAATCTCTGTTCTGCTGACATGTTTACTATGCTGCCCCCTTGTGGATTAGCTGTTTACCatcagaacatccatccatccatctatccgttatctgtagccgcttatcctctgcagggtcgcaggcaagctggagcctatcccagctgactatgggcgagaggtgaggtacaccctggacaagccatcaCAGGGTTGATACTCTGAGACAAACAGCTGTttatacattcacacctacggtcaatttaaagccaccagttatcctaacctgtatgtctttggactgcgggggaaaccggagcacccggaggaaacccatgcagacacgggtagaacatgcaaactccacacagaaaggtccccgtcagccactgggctcgaacccagaaccttcttcctgtgaggcgacagtgctgaacaCTACTACCATTGTGCCGCCCCACCAGAACATGTGCATGCAAAAGAACTCATGCATGTTTGTGTACTTGCATAGAGTATGTAACaggcctaaaggccaatttatgctgacaacccagtcctcgcagatagcatcgcagacagtgtctgcgtagcccccccaccttcgcagactctCTGCGCgcgcctcccaaaaattgtgaccaccgcagaagcctcgcagacagcgccgcagacaagagggctctgattggtccactctacatctgctgtacacgcacttccgcttccctactttcccggtttgttttgttttcacgaccgccatttttaaaaacgcgagcgaagatggagcagcatgaagagcggttgatcgaggaagtacgtacatctatacgactccagttctagtcattataaaaaaaaaaagttctagtcattataagtaaccggaggataaacactccactaaccacacccaccaactactcctagcgacttcgcgcccccttgcgttgtgccggtgaataacatcgcgcacgcctattactcccgctcaacgataaattacaactgtctgcgaaaagctatctgcgaaagccttgttgcaagagcatgcagaggcccttagaccaGAAATGGGCATAGTCGGGAACAGAAGTCTAGACTAGAAAACATGGAAAAGGATCAACCTAAAGTTACAAGGAAAGGTAATGTGTCTTCATTCACAAATTATAACAACAAACAACCAGTACATCCTTgacgtagtcgctcatctggcctgccatcaaaacaaaacaaccctgacgaccaaaccatcaaacagaactgaaatgtgatgatGTGAGAGAGGGCCAActtccacgacaaactgtttacaacaggagcaTCAACAAAAGACTAAATTTTGTTcaccgagggaagatcgacccgaaACATCgaccagaactgaattcgcatgataacttagaggagatacaattctattcagaagaaaatatgttaagttgacctgattactaatttgttcgcaaaaaaaTTGGCAATACAACGACCAAGTGCTGTGTAGAAGGTCAAGTTCTttggaataaaacaatcagaactgaaatccattgagaactgaaggaagacggagacacaatttaactgaaaataaaaagttgcaaacaaattgtttacagcaggaaaatcaataaataaatgatcaagttttgttcctcaagggaagatcgacccacaacatcgatcagaactgaaatcggatgagaaatcagagaggagatacaattctagtgagaggcctggaaaattcgttaatttggcctaattactaactcgttagcaaaaaatttacaaaacaacaaccaagttttgtgtgcagtgatgagttctttcaaacaaaaaacattcggcacagaaatctgtggagaactgacggaggagacatgatttaaaggagaactgaaggcaaattttttattatcaaaattctatttatctcattttattaaatatcggaacgcatttttgatcgctattttgttgctgctatagcaagttatgagtgtttgaaatatgctctgtaatatatcagtccatatgtcaaagcgatggccgtaaacgagattcgctgagacctgtgcgagacattgtaggacggaagtaaaacgtacagcgcaaatcaaagtgaccgacatctgccaacgttgtcaaaagacgcgcaccctctttcgaatgctgatgtgatcaagccggaagttttgttttgttttgatagcaatcaggaaagtttgaaaaaagtcggcagtaatcgtcatttaaactcgtttttgtgcaatatttcatttggaaaacagttttcaaaatggcggcactgacacctggctgacacgtcacgtttcgaagtctcgcacaagtctcgtgaagatcgcgcagataagcgacgcctgccgtggatcatctcatctcatctcatctcattatctctagccgctttatcctgttctacagggtcgcaggcaagctggagcctatcccagctgactacgggtgaaaggcggggtacaccctggacaagtcgccaggtcatcacagggctgacacatagacacagacaaccattcacactcacattcacacctacgctcaatttagagtcaccagttaacctaacctgcatgtctttggactgtgggggaaaccggagcacccggaggaaacccacgcggacacggggagaacatgcaaactccacacagaaaggccctcgccggccacggggcttgaacccggaccttcttgctgtgaggcgacagcgctaaccactacaccaccgtgccgccctgccgtggatcaaatgaactaaattcaccgtggctaaaaaccgaataggccgataagtatagtatttaattgcaattagttgccaatacgagtcacgaaataaggttactaaaactgaaaacgtaattgaataacacgttaattaagaaataaagcaagtttataaatgacttcagttctcctttaactgaattgtggatgacggatgGAGAACAGACGCCTCACcacggcaacagctcatcggcctcaTGGACAAATGAGCTAAAAAATCAATTTGCAGAATTTATTCAACTCCTGAACTTGTATGCTTCCTCAGCCTGAGTTATTTCACTCGAGTTCATAATGGAGTTCAGACAGATGCTCTGTGGAACATTCTGGAAAGCTGCCTACAGTGTGATGGAGTAAATTGGGGAATGATGTCTCAGAAGAAGGAAAGAATGTCTTTTCCATATCAGGGATCCAACATTCATTTGATCAGATATACTTCAGGTACCTTAAAGAAAGATCAGAGAATCTACTACAAAGTTGTGCTGTGAGTCAAAATGTGGTCCTTTTCTGTACATTAGTATATTTGAAATTAACCACATTGTTATCTTTGATCTCGAGCAGATGCGATACAGCACCAGCCAACAAATTAGCACGAGAATCACTAAACACATCACAGACATTTCAATCTAAACATGTCATTAGTTTCAAGATGAGTTTGAAGTAACTGCCTACAGGAGTGTATTTGTGTCTGTAGAACCCACTCCTGTAACACGTCCGCTATCTATCGATCATCCAGAACGGAAATACGGAGCATCGCTGTGGTAGTTATAATCCGGACAGACTTTCTGCAGCAGTTTGTAGTCAACGCTGAGGAAGGACACGTACACGCAGATGACCTTGAAGGGCTTGGCGCACAGCCATGAGATGTGACTGTGGATCTGCTCATGCATGCAGCTCTTTGACGTGTCATAGTTGCACCGCATGCCCCTCTTGCTCTGCTCCACCCTCTCCGACTCCACCCTGCAGTTGAACAGCTTCGACTCCACAGATTCCTTCACCTCTTGCTGCATCAATCCGAACTCCACCATCTTGGTGGATGGCGCTAATCCGATGGTGACGTTCCCGACGCCGGTGCTGTTACACAGGAAGTGGATGCTGAAGGTTCCATTTCCGTGGTCCACGATCTTCCCTTTGATGAGAAGGTCCAAGGATGCAGACTTGATGCTGCAGTGGAAGTCTCCCCAGCCGAACATCTTCCTCAGTTTTCCGGTTTTAAAACCCAGATGTCTTTTAGCCTGCTGGTTTGATGGCTGGAGGCTCGCGTCGTCAATGAACCAGTCCTCAAGCTCCTGCTCACTTCTGACCTTCTCAAGAAAAGCAGGATGAGCAGCGACGCTTTCAGTGTGTCCTTCAACCTGGACATTCTGTCAAGAGTACATTAAAATATACAGTATAGTGTTAGAGTATTGTATTATAAAGtgttttattatacatacaggacacttttgcaatggaataaaaacatgtgttctattcccttctagcatgtttcattcatttggtttgatagcatgcaatattgttagcatattgcttatcctacatgtattatgtcactctacccaatggagaatgagcattgaatatggtttaagatattgcatgattgtcaagacaacatgatgtcacacgtcggagacatacagtaaaacttccacgctagcgagtgactgggacaatttgtaaacaaacatggctgccaggtttgctttgttaaaaaaatacggaagatgttgagagaattttgaaagagaaagacacgttgaacacctgaaaggaatgtataataataataataataataataataataataataataataatattgctggctattttgtggtctatcagatatattccattcagctacttgtcttcgactagttcaatatcatgctagctgaatagaatatatctgatatactatgataaaaagccagtcaatattatataaatattgcacagtgctgttgaattctgggttctgattggtcaggtgttgAAAACAGATTCTCTAAAGCAGCTGTAACAGGAATAAAACTAAAACTTAAAAGGTGCTGATGCATCCGAATGCCTCTATGTCTCTGCTTTTTCATGTTACACAGAAACGAAACCATCAATGCTCACTCCGgcctcgtctagtccagaaggaagaatctaaagtgggccacc encodes:
- the LOC132867641 gene encoding neurexophilin 1, with translation MFSACVLVWISVPALYGNVQVEGHTESVAAHPAFLEKVRSEQELEDWFIDDASLQPSNQQAKRHLGFKTGKLRKMFGWGDFHCSIKSASLDLLIKGKIVDHGNGTFSIHFLCNSTGVGNVTIGLAPSTKMVEFGLMQQEVKESVESKLFNCRVESERVEQSKRGMRCNYDTSKSCMHEQIHSHISWLCAKPFKVICVYVSFLSVDYKLLQKVCPDYNYHSDAPYFRSG